GACTCGCACAACTTAAGCCGTATTGAGCAAGCTGCGCGCTTGATGGCAGCTAGCTTACAAAGCCACGGGAAGCTGCTCAGTTGCGGCAACGGCGGCTCCTTATGTGATGCGCAACACTTCGCCGAAGAACTCAGTGGCCGCTATCGTGGCGACCGGCCAGCCTTAGCCGCAATAGCGCTTACCGAAGCTTCCCACATGAGCTGCGTAGCAAATGACTATGGTTACGACCGTGTCTTCAGCCGCTATGTAGAAGCCCTGGGCCGTCCTGGCGATGTGCTGCTGGCCATCAGCACTAGTGGCAACTCGCCCAACGTGCTTTTAGCAGCCGAAGCAGCTCATAAGCAAGGCATGAGCGTGGTAAGCCTTACGGGCAAAGATGGTGGCAAGCTAGCCGCAATAAGTGATGTAGAAATCCGGGCGCCGCACACGGGCTTTGCCGACCGTATTCAGGAAGTGCATATCAAAGTCATCCACATCTTGATTATGCTCATTGAGCAGCTGGTAGTGCCTGCTCAATGATCCTAGCTCGCATATAGCAGCGCGGTTTTGCACTGCTTACACTGCTGCGTTGCGATGGGCACGATTTTTCATGCTTTTCTGCGTTCCTGTCTCGCCCGTTTCTAGCAGTTCATATTTATGCTTACCAAGACCTACGGCTCAGCCGTGCAAGGTGTCAACGCTACTACCATTACCATTGAAGTTGTTGTATCACAAGGCACTTTATTCTATGTAGTTGGGCTGGCCGATAGTGCCATCAAAGAAAGTCAGCAGCGTATAGAAGCCGCGCTGAAGTTTCGGGGCTACCGCATGCCGCGTACTAAGGTGGTTGTGAACATGGCACCGGCTGACATTCGGAAGGAAGGCTCGGCCTATGATCTGCCCATTGCCCTAGGTATTCTGCACGCCTCCCAACAGCTTACAACCGAGCAGCTTGGTGATTACATCATCATGGGTGAGCTAGCCCTCGACGGAGCGCTGCGACCTATCCGGGGGGTGTTGCCTATTGCTATTCAGGCTCGCAAAGAGGGTTTCAAAGGTTTTATTCTCCCGAAGGAAAACGCTCAGGAAGCAGCCATCGTCAACAACCTCGACGTGATTCCCGTCGAGACGATGCAGGAGGCCATTGACTTTTTTGAAGGTCGGCTAGAAATCAAACCGTTGCAAGTTGATACGCGCGATATATTTCAGCACGCTGCCAACCAATACG
This Hymenobacter sp. GOD-10R DNA region includes the following protein-coding sequences:
- the lpcA gene encoding D-sedoheptulose 7-phosphate isomerase, whose translation is MTPLLTDLVRAELTEARDLLDRFLSDSHNLSRIEQAARLMAASLQSHGKLLSCGNGGSLCDAQHFAEELSGRYRGDRPALAAIALTEASHMSCVANDYGYDRVFSRYVEALGRPGDVLLAISTSGNSPNVLLAAEAAHKQGMSVVSLTGKDGGKLAAISDVEIRAPHTGFADRIQEVHIKVIHILIMLIEQLVVPAQ